A region of Phytohabitans rumicis DNA encodes the following proteins:
- a CDS encoding ATP-binding protein produces the protein MRHAPAATRPGALVEEATALLAAPGLVVVAGGPGSGRSTVLTQLGAAFRGPVFAGGGLAMLQAVPAFALTRAVRVRLPAADPALLAEAVRSRVRGGLLILDDLQWADPATLSALPRLAAHCRMVVALRTPHRLPPDAVPALRAAAAGWLTVPPLDAQAATELAHRVAPGLDPVAVAAVVGRAGGVPLAVETLARHAAAHGSPGAGAVWTEERSDEGRRRLPGPGGRASGASASRQGADLTGEAAQVEYAVAAALADLTRPARTAMAALGLLGRPATAAVLGAGVDELAEAGLVTHHEGELAPVSPYLAEVAAGLLDPPGRAALHRRLAGLVPPREAARHLAAAGDGAAAYRVAVAAADRMPTAGERAELLLLACDLPEVDAEPAVRVAAAGAALTCGRPRAAVRVLSTAAPLGVDAAVLRGEALLQVGDVAAARAAVAPVPDDAAPAVVATRDRILLLARLAADPAGAPAAAARVAARHGDPPRTPGCAPRWPRYAPPPASRAGSTGWRPRPPPPGPPVTCWPPGGARGCWWRR, from the coding sequence GTGCGTCACGCGCCCGCTGCCACGCGGCCCGGCGCCCTGGTCGAGGAGGCGACCGCGTTGCTGGCCGCGCCCGGCCTGGTCGTCGTCGCCGGCGGCCCCGGTAGCGGGCGCAGCACCGTGCTGACCCAGCTGGGGGCGGCGTTCCGCGGGCCGGTGTTCGCCGGCGGCGGCCTGGCCATGCTGCAGGCGGTGCCGGCGTTCGCGCTGACCCGCGCGGTCCGCGTCCGGTTGCCCGCCGCCGACCCGGCGCTGCTCGCCGAGGCCGTCCGGTCCCGGGTACGCGGCGGGCTGCTGATCCTGGACGACCTGCAGTGGGCCGACCCGGCCACCCTGTCGGCGCTGCCCCGGCTGGCGGCGCACTGCCGGATGGTGGTGGCGCTGCGCACCCCGCACCGGCTGCCCCCGGACGCGGTGCCGGCCCTGCGCGCCGCCGCGGCCGGGTGGCTGACCGTGCCGCCGCTGGACGCCCAGGCGGCCACCGAGCTGGCCCACCGGGTCGCGCCCGGCCTCGACCCGGTCGCGGTGGCCGCCGTGGTGGGCCGGGCCGGCGGCGTACCCCTGGCGGTGGAGACTTTGGCTCGGCACGCGGCCGCCCACGGCAGCCCCGGGGCCGGCGCCGTCTGGACTGAGGAGCGAAGCGACGAGGGAAGACGGCGCCTCCCAGGCCCCGGGGGCCGCGCGAGCGGAGCGAGCGCCAGCCGGCAGGGCGCGGACCTGACCGGGGAGGCGGCCCAGGTGGAGTACGCGGTGGCCGCCGCCCTGGCCGACCTGACCCGCCCGGCCCGCACCGCGATGGCCGCGCTCGGCCTGCTGGGCCGCCCGGCCACCGCCGCCGTCCTCGGCGCCGGCGTGGACGAGCTGGCCGAGGCGGGCCTGGTCACCCACCACGAGGGCGAGCTGGCGCCGGTGTCGCCGTACCTGGCCGAGGTGGCCGCCGGGCTGCTGGACCCGCCCGGCCGGGCGGCGCTGCACCGGCGGCTGGCCGGCCTCGTACCGCCGCGGGAGGCCGCCCGGCACCTGGCCGCCGCCGGCGACGGCGCCGCCGCGTACCGGGTGGCGGTCGCGGCGGCCGACCGGATGCCGACCGCGGGCGAACGCGCGGAGCTGTTGCTGCTGGCCTGTGACCTGCCCGAGGTGGACGCGGAGCCGGCGGTGCGGGTGGCCGCGGCTGGCGCGGCCCTGACCTGCGGGCGCCCGCGGGCGGCGGTCCGGGTGCTGAGCACCGCGGCGCCGCTGGGCGTGGACGCGGCGGTGCTGCGCGGCGAGGCCCTGCTGCAGGTCGGCGACGTGGCGGCGGCCCGCGCGGCGGTGGCCCCGGTGCCCGACGACGCCGCCCCGGCCGTGGTGGCGACCCGGGACCGGATCCTGCTGCTGGCCCGGCTGGCCGCCGACCCGGCGGGCGCCCCGGCCGCCGCGGCCCGGGTCGCGGCCCGGCACGGCGACCCGCCCCGCACGCCGGGCTGCGCGCCGCGCTGGCCGCGGTACGCGCCGCCGCCCGCGTCGAGGGCTGGGAGTACGGGCTGGCGTCCGCGACCGCCGCCGCCGGGGCCGCCGGTGACCTGCTGGCCGCCCGGTGGAGCGCGTGGCTGCTGGTGGAGACGCTGA
- a CDS encoding helix-turn-helix transcriptional regulator gives METLTADGRLAEAAQAAGSAAQACAADLAYSWQTRFLAAELWCTALRGAETDGVVRRAGDLTDRTLPALARGYATAAASLVEADGGLLAPARARLSAVAAVGPVEWVRREAAWLDGQPSIALEQLVDASDFVAGLHEITSRWAAADLGVAPPDRSGPAHVAVAATLDAWKSASGFDRAAAAWHDLAVREEVRCLLAQGMHESDPARAVPPLLAAEQLAERAGLVVLLGRTRRALRRHAVRRDQRGPRAGTELTDRERDVLHLVAAGEPTRRIAGQLGISTETVETHIRSGMRKLGARTRTEAAARLGQAS, from the coding sequence GTGGAGACGCTGACCGCGGACGGGCGGCTGGCCGAGGCGGCACAGGCGGCCGGCTCGGCGGCGCAGGCGTGCGCTGCCGACCTGGCGTACAGCTGGCAGACCCGCTTCCTGGCCGCCGAGCTGTGGTGCACGGCGCTGCGCGGCGCCGAAACCGACGGCGTCGTACGCCGCGCCGGCGACCTGACCGACCGGACGCTGCCGGCCCTGGCCCGCGGGTACGCCACCGCGGCGGCCAGCCTGGTCGAGGCCGACGGCGGCCTGCTGGCCCCGGCCCGTGCCCGGCTGTCCGCGGTCGCCGCGGTGGGCCCCGTCGAGTGGGTCCGCCGGGAGGCCGCCTGGCTGGACGGGCAGCCCTCGATCGCGCTGGAGCAGCTGGTGGACGCCAGCGACTTCGTCGCCGGGCTGCACGAGATCACGTCCCGGTGGGCGGCCGCCGACCTCGGCGTGGCCCCGCCGGACCGTTCGGGACCGGCGCACGTGGCGGTCGCGGCGACGCTGGACGCGTGGAAGTCCGCGAGCGGGTTCGACCGGGCCGCCGCCGCCTGGCACGACCTCGCGGTGCGGGAGGAGGTGCGCTGCTTGCTCGCCCAGGGCATGCACGAGAGCGACCCGGCCCGCGCGGTGCCGCCGCTGCTGGCCGCCGAGCAGCTCGCCGAGCGGGCCGGCCTGGTGGTGCTGCTCGGCCGGACCCGGCGGGCGCTGCGCCGGCACGCCGTACGCCGGGACCAGCGCGGCCCGCGCGCCGGCACCGAGCTGACCGACCGGGAACGCGACGTGCTGCACCTGGTCGCCGCCGGCGAGCCGACCCGCCGCATCGCCGGCCAGTTGGGCATCTCCACCGAGACGGTGGAGACCCACATCCGGTCCGGGATGCGCAAGCTGGGCGCGCGCACCCGCACCGAGGCGGCCGCCCGGCTCGGGCAGGCGTCATGA